From a region of the Tiliqua scincoides isolate rTilSci1 chromosome 4, rTilSci1.hap2, whole genome shotgun sequence genome:
- the DNTTIP1 gene encoding deoxynucleotidyltransferase terminal-interacting protein 1 isoform X2: protein MIKHRLVQRRGRRAHVMSSFTEPAVSMELLRAVLQPSINEDIQAVFGKYMKFFQKAAGNVRENVGDEVDAEQLVQETCRSCLEQAKLLFCKKSVPRLPHEVPVVKRIRPVEEELSQQGSPIPRKRKGRPPGQSQANERATSGASVWKSKTCEPLQRDGPKWDPLRITDSSTFVLGSRANKALGMGGTRGRLYIKHPHLFKYAADPQDKHWLAEQQHMRATGGKMAYLLLEEDIQDLATSNEYRGSLDLKLDELKPFVPPPWMTTKMRKYMETLRSEGERPPPEGTQDP, encoded by the exons ATGATCAAGCACCGGCTGGTGCAGCGGCGCGGGCGCCGGGCGCACGTCATGAGCAG CTTCACGGAGCCCGCGGTGTCCATGGAGCTGCTGCGCGCCgtcctgcagcccagcatcaacGAGGACATCCAGGCCGTCTTCGGCAAGTACATGAAG ttcttccAGAAGGCCGCGGGGAACGTGCGCGAGAACGTCGGGGACGAGGTGGACGCGGAGCAGCTCGTCCAGGAGACCTGCcgcagctgcctggagcag gccAAGCTGCTGTTTTGCAAGAAGTCTGTGCCACGGCTGCCCCATGAGGTGCCAGTCGTGAAG cgcatCCGGCCAGTGGAGGAGGAACTGAGCCAACAGGGGAGCCCCATCCCCAGAAAG aggAAGGGGCGTCCTCCAGGGCAGAGCCAGGCAAATGAACGAGCGACTTCTGGTGCGAGCGT gtggaAAAGCAAGACTTGTGAGCCATTGCAGAGGGACGGTCCCAAG TGGGACCCCCTACGGATCACAGACTCCAGTACCTTTGTTCTTGGATCGAGAGCAAACAA AGCGCTGGGGATGGGCGGGACCAGAGGCCGCCTCTACATCAAGCACCCTCACCTATTCAAG TATGCAGCTGATCCTCAGGACAAGCACTGGCTGGCCGAGCAGCAGCACATGAGGGCCACTGGAGGGAAGATG GCCTATCTTCTTCTAGAGGAGGACATTCAGGACTTGGCTACTAGTAACGAGTAcag AGGATCTCTAGATTTGAAGCTGGATGAACTGAAGCCCTTTGTCCCTCCCCCATGGATGACCACAAAGATGCGGAAGTACATGGAGACCCTCCGCAGTGAAGGGGAACGTCCTCCCCCAGAGGGAACTCAGGACCCATAG
- the DNTTIP1 gene encoding deoxynucleotidyltransferase terminal-interacting protein 1 isoform X1 has translation MGSAREAEQEREREAGMAGAAAAGPWNLMIKHRLVQRRGRRAHVMSSFTEPAVSMELLRAVLQPSINEDIQAVFGKYMKFFQKAAGNVRENVGDEVDAEQLVQETCRSCLEQAKLLFCKKSVPRLPHEVPVVKRIRPVEEELSQQGSPIPRKRKGRPPGQSQANERATSGASVWKSKTCEPLQRDGPKWDPLRITDSSTFVLGSRANKALGMGGTRGRLYIKHPHLFKYAADPQDKHWLAEQQHMRATGGKMAYLLLEEDIQDLATSNEYRGSLDLKLDELKPFVPPPWMTTKMRKYMETLRSEGERPPPEGTQDP, from the exons ATGGGCTCCGCGCGGGAGGCCGAGCAGGAGCGCGAGCGGGAGGCCGGCATGGCGGGCGCCGCCGCCGCG GGCCCCTGGAACCTGATGATCAAGCACCGGCTGGTGCAGCGGCGCGGGCGCCGGGCGCACGTCATGAGCAG CTTCACGGAGCCCGCGGTGTCCATGGAGCTGCTGCGCGCCgtcctgcagcccagcatcaacGAGGACATCCAGGCCGTCTTCGGCAAGTACATGAAG ttcttccAGAAGGCCGCGGGGAACGTGCGCGAGAACGTCGGGGACGAGGTGGACGCGGAGCAGCTCGTCCAGGAGACCTGCcgcagctgcctggagcag gccAAGCTGCTGTTTTGCAAGAAGTCTGTGCCACGGCTGCCCCATGAGGTGCCAGTCGTGAAG cgcatCCGGCCAGTGGAGGAGGAACTGAGCCAACAGGGGAGCCCCATCCCCAGAAAG aggAAGGGGCGTCCTCCAGGGCAGAGCCAGGCAAATGAACGAGCGACTTCTGGTGCGAGCGT gtggaAAAGCAAGACTTGTGAGCCATTGCAGAGGGACGGTCCCAAG TGGGACCCCCTACGGATCACAGACTCCAGTACCTTTGTTCTTGGATCGAGAGCAAACAA AGCGCTGGGGATGGGCGGGACCAGAGGCCGCCTCTACATCAAGCACCCTCACCTATTCAAG TATGCAGCTGATCCTCAGGACAAGCACTGGCTGGCCGAGCAGCAGCACATGAGGGCCACTGGAGGGAAGATG GCCTATCTTCTTCTAGAGGAGGACATTCAGGACTTGGCTACTAGTAACGAGTAcag AGGATCTCTAGATTTGAAGCTGGATGAACTGAAGCCCTTTGTCCCTCCCCCATGGATGACCACAAAGATGCGGAAGTACATGGAGACCCTCCGCAGTGAAGGGGAACGTCCTCCCCCAGAGGGAACTCAGGACCCATAG